The sequence below is a genomic window from Felis catus isolate Fca126 chromosome A2, F.catus_Fca126_mat1.0, whole genome shotgun sequence.
gcggggctcgaactcacggaccgcgagatcgtgacctggctgaagtcggacgcttaaccgactgcgccacccaggcgccccttctgttGCTTTTAGattgaatgttctgaatatatgtgtgaAGTTCATCTGGTCTAACATTTAAGgcctttgtttttttactttctgtttggaCGATCTATTCACTGATGTATGTGGGGTTTTAAAGTTTCCTGTTGTTGTACTGCTGTTTATGCCTGTTAAtacttgctttatatatatacatgtatttaggTGCTCACGTGTtgagtgtataaatatttacaaatgttacatTCTCTTGTGGATTGACCTCTTTATCagtatgtaatgcccttctttgtctctttattgtagtctttgttttaaagtccattttgtttgatataagtgtggctaccttcaatttcttttattgtccatttgcatggaacatcttttctcatcccttattttcaatctgtatgtgTCCTTCTGAAGGGAGTCTCTTTATAGGCAGCATTTAGAtaggtcttatttatttatttttttttatccattcacccattccATGTCTTTTGATTTGGAAAATTCAGTACATTTACATTGAAAGGAATTATTGGCAGGTGTATatatattgccatttttttcattgttttctagttcctttctgcttctcttcctttgttttgaTGACTTTAATGGTATTAGATTCTTTTCTTGATCTTTTGTGACTCTGTCCTTTGTGTATCTACTGTAGGTTTTTACTTTGTGGTTAACATTAGGTTTACATACAGTGTAACTTAGAACAGTGTGTTTTAAGTTGGTAACAATTTAAGTTTTAACATATTCTAAAGCTCTACGTTTTTACCCCCCTCCCTCATATTTTGCTTCTGGTGGCacattttgcatctttttatcttttgtatccCTAACTAGTTATTCCAGTTATGGTGATTTTTATtacttcagtgttttaaaaattttttttttatgtttattcatttttgagagcgagtgtgagcagggatggggcagagagaggagacacagaatctgcagcaggctccaggctccgagctgtcagcacagagtccaacgtggggcctgaactcatgaaccgtgagatcatgacctcagccgaagttggatgcttagcctactgagccacccaggtgctcctattgtTTCAGGGTTTCAACCTTTAGACTGGTCTTATAAATGATTAAGCtactacttttattttgtattaatgtTTACTAGTGAgatttttagttttccatttgtTGTTGATTAGTGTTTGTTTTACATTCCTTTTaagtctggtttagtggtgatgaactcttAATGTTTTGCTTGTCTAGAAAGTAAATTctttaattctgaatgataactttgccACGTACATTATTCCTGGttggaagttttttcttttggcactttgaatatattgagTCACTGCCTTCTAGCCTAcagaatttctgctgaaaaatttcATGTAGTCTTTAGGAGGATTCCTTGTATGTAACAAGTTGTTTTCTCACCATTTTTAAGATTTGCTCCTTGTCTtaaagttttaacattttaattataatgtatctttgtgatggtttctttgtttttatctaattttgaaTTCTCTGGGCTTCCTGTATCTGTATATCTATTTCTTCTCCAGGTTAGGAGATGtttttttctcctagaagttttctgcccctttctcttcttccaggaTTCCATCATATAATGTGAATATTAGTCTGTTTGATGTTGTCCCATAAGTTCCTTGAGCTATcttcacttttatttgtttttgagttcactgatccttttttctgcttcatcttgTCTGCTGTACCCTTCTAGTGTATGTTTCAGTACAGTTATTCTGTtcctcagctctgtgacttctgtttggtactttgatacttacatttattttctttttgaagttttccttgcttatccattcttttgagttctgtgagcatctttatcattactttgaactctgTCAGGtaaattacttctattttttttttttaagtttgtttattttgaggggcacctgggtggctcattaagttgggcatcctactttggctcaggtcatgaacacaggtctgtgctggcagctcagagcctggagcctgcttcagattcagtctccagctctctctgaccctctcccgctcgtgctctgtctctctcttgctctcaaaatataaacttaaaaaaattttttttaagtttatattttgagagagagaacccgtgggggaggggcagagagaggggacagaggatatgaagcaggctctttgctgaaagcagtgagtttgagccctgtgtcaggctctgtgctgacagctcggagcctggagcctgcttcaaattctctgtctccctctctcactgcccctagcctgttcatgctctctctctcaaaaataaacattaaaaaaaaaaaggggggggggaggggggattgaGTGTGCCAAGACCGGGTCAGTGCCCTAGAGGGGAATATCTCAGTCAGCACCTAGATTCAGGCTGAGTGGAAGCCAGACCTTCAGGCATCAGCTTTTAACGTATAAAAgcatatacaggggcgcctgggtggcgcggtcggttaagcgtccgacttcagccaggtcatgatctcgtggtccgggagttcgagccccgcgtcgggctctgggctgatggctcagagcctggagcctgtttccgattctgtctccccctctctctctgcccctcccccgttcatgctctgtctctctctgtcccaaaaataaataaacgttggaaaaaaaaaaaatttaaaagcatatacAGTCCCAACAGGATCACAAGCAGAAGCACACCTGGCCTCcagagccaggtgatcaaggggCACCCTGCACATAGCAGCTGCAGAAACCAGGGCACAAAACATAAAATCCCGGGCAACAGACATGTATAAGGAGATATTGGGACCGTGGAACAGGACAGAGGAAGAACGTGAAGATGACACCTGCTGGTTGGAGTGAGGTAGACAGGAGTGGATGGAGGAAGGTCTCTAAAGATAGCATCTGCCAGGGGTGCAGGGGATACCTAGAGTTTTAAATGAAGGTAGTACTTCCCAGCCTTAGTTCCCTGGAACAGTATCCCAGCAGGTCCCCAGATGTGTGTTGTTAGATGCCTGCCCCTCACTTTATGTGAAAGAGGCTAATCTACTTATATTACACTCTGGGCACTATTGGCTACCTCTGCACTGGGCCCTTGGTCAAGTGAGTCTACACAACAACCCTTTAAAAGCCATTTCTTCCCTCCACTATAGCTTGGTGGGTCTCATGGGCTTGAGCCTGTTGGCTTTCAAAGCAAGGTGTTTTGGGGGCTCATTTCTCAAGTGCAGGTCTTAAAAGTTGGAGTGCCTGATGTAGGGTTCAAACCCATCGCACCTTAGGGAGCCGCTCTGGGTTACTAACTTACCTACTTAAGCCACTTGCTTACTTAAAATTATTCTGCTTATGAGCTCTTGGTATTTTTTGATACTTCACTCTTAAGCTTGAAGAATCTGGTTCAGTCCCATCCCTAGGTCCAGATAAATTACTAAGTTATATAAATCCTACACATTAAGGGAAagtgaaaataagtttttaaaataatgaaactatgTGACTTTTCACTGAGCAACTCTAAATAAGGGAATTCAATCAGTCAGAGTCCCAAAATAGAATAATTCAAAATGGTTTATGTAGGAAGGGAGTATTTCTAAAGGACAGTCAGAGATTCAAAGGAGAATTGGAGGTAGTGCATATATCAGATTTATGGGAACCAGAGAGGGTGCATGACTCTTGTGCTAGGTAGTAACTAAACTGATTACCGGAACCTAGAAGACAGAAGTTGTGTCCGAGGGAACTTTGAGGGGAATGATGAACTATGGTAAAGGGACAGAGTCAGCCTCAGGTCAACCAAGAGAATGAGCCAGTGGAGTAAATATCCTGATTTCATTCTGTTCCCTCCCTTTACTCTGCTTGTGAACTCTGTTGACTGAAGCCAGAGGATCAGGAACCCATTAATACAGTTCATACCAGTCAGCTTGCCAGGGTAGAAAAAGGTGTTAAGTGGGTACAGAGTGGCAAAAGAAGATACCCACTATGAGAGTGATGCAGGCTGGGCAGCCTTACTATGGATTGGTCCTAAAGCATGTCCAGCCTGGAATAACACACCTAGTAAGTGTGCAAAATAAGAGAGCAATAgctagagttaattttttttaatgtgaacacAAACCTTTTTTCATGAcctaattatgtatttaaaattttaatcttgagtgaaagaaaaccttttaaaagaTTGTTCAACTGGTCCCATAGCTGTTACAGCTGAACACATCACTAAACATGTAAGTTGTAAAATTTCAGATGTTTTTTTGAGTGAACTGTTCCTGACATTGTGTGTCATTCAGGGATGATCTGCAGGCCAAGTATAATGGTATATGAGATCTATAGATCTAAATACACAAAATGCAATGTGACTTTTATCAGTAGCAACATTTCCCTAAAAATTTGGTTCCAAGGAGGGAGGTATAAAAGAAATTTTCCCAGCACTTTTAGGGTGAAGACAGAAGGACATTTTCCAGATcctgtatatttttgtatgttgttaatttcaaaataagttaCCAGAAAAACTTAACATCTCAGAAGAAATTTTTTACATTGCTTTTGTGGCACTTTTGTCAGTTACTGTTATagggaaaattaaattaagagTTTTGCTCAGAAATACACTTAGATGTAGAAGATGATATTACATACGGCTTCTGTATATTCTAAATGAAAACCAGGACAGTCCTGtgaaaagttttgtttaaaaaatggtctATATTATGTGATGCTAAGAATGAATCAGCTTAAGTTTCGATCCATGCTGTGGCATGGGTGACCAAGGAATTATGCTGAGTAAATAAGCTGAGCATAGGGTTGGGGAGGAgtgcacagacacacaaataTTACATAGTTCCACTTATGTGAGGAATCTTGGGTGGGGTGGACACATTCATAGAGATGGAAAATAGAGGTTGCTGGGGGTTGAGAGTGGAGTGTGGAGTTACTGCTTAGTGTATACAGGGTATGTTTGGGGTAATGAAAGGGTCTGAAATTGTGCAGCCCTGTGGGTATGCTTGCTGCAGTGaatggtacacttaaaaatggttgaatggaagatttggagaaattggaacacttgtgcACAGTTGGTGGTAATGTAAAATACTATGTAGTCActatagaaaacataaagaatttcctcaaataattcaaaatacaatTGCCATATGATTCAGCAGTTCCCCTTCGGGGTATATACCCTGAAGTCTTGAAGAGCTATTTGGACACCAGTGTTACTGCAACATTAGTCATGATAACTAAAAGGTGGAAGTAATCCAGATGTCCCTTAACAGATAAAGTGTGGCATTTAGACACCTCTGATGgtatatattattcagccttaaaaaatgaGGAATTATGACACATGTACAGCTTGGATGAACTTCGAGAACATTATCCTAATACGAAACCAGCCTGtcccaaaaagacaaatactgtaggatcCTACTGACATGAAGTACTTAAgagtagtcaaatttatagaaacaaagtagaatggtggtagCCAGGAGCttcaggcagggagggaggaatggggagtagtttaatgggtatagaatttgttttgaaaaaacaacaaaaaaccctgtgTAATACCTTtgagaaaaaaacctaaattttGTGTTACAACAATTAAAATTAAgcctttgaagtttttctttttagatgacTTAAATACAGGAATGTTCACCAATGCAGAATCATGCTGTGGATCAGTAATAGAGAGGGAAATTATAAATTGTTCATCCCCTGAGATTCCTGCAGAATTTAGTGAACAACTTCACACTAAGAAAGACAAACAGGAACTAACAAATCAGGATAAAGGAGccaacttagaaaaagaaaacagttggtATAATGATCAGTGGAATGAATTCACaaggacagagaaaacaaaaccagtgaAGAAAGGTCCTAAAAGGCCCGACTGGAATATAAATAAGCCACTCAAAAGGTATATTCCAGCATCAGAAAAGTACCCTAAACAGCttcaaaagcagagagaagaaaaaaaagtaagaaggcAGATGGAACTGCTTAATTTGGTAGAAAGAAACAGTCCTGGacacctctctcaaaatagaggGCCTTCACCAGTTCTTCCTTCATCTCAAGAAACTGAGCCAAGGTTCAGGTGGCATCTAATCAAAAAGGTAAAACTCCTctgtcttaaaatatattttgaagtatgTATTGATGTTTCTAGATTGAAAACCAGATTCCCCACATGCATGTTTTGACAAGGCTGTTCTGTATCTGAACAAGAGTTTAAGAAATGTGCTTTAGTTTATAAAGGATTGTTAAACTATGGCAAATCCATCAAGTTTTATAGGAACATAGCCATGTTCATTCCTTTATGAATTGTCTGTGGGTGGCTTAGAGTGGTTGCAAGAGACCACATGGCCCACAAAGCTAAAAGtgtttactgtctggccctttacataAAAACTTGACACTTAAACCCTGTCTAGATTAATGCTGTTCATTATTCCATTATTCAAATAGCTACTCAGAATTCTTGTTTATAGTCCATATTGACAGAGGGTAATTTTACAAGGTCACGTATTACGGTATTGGTTCCCTGtgactggaaaaatacaaaatctctATCCCATCATCCAGTATCTGTTATTCAAATATTATCCTCAGATTATTTCCACAAGTAATCATCAGAAGTATTTGTGGGTATATAAGGCAAATACTGTTACTCCTTTCTGCATTTATCTATCTTTTAGGAAGAAGATCCTCTGAAAATTAATTCTTTCAGCAAGGAAAGGTATGTTACGGACTGGATGGATTCCACAGCTACTTAGTGCTGTGTATATGTGGTAAAGAAATACACAATATTTGCTGAGAATACAGTTGAGATGAAAACATGAGCATGTATGAAGTCAGTAACTGGAGGTCAGACTTCCACGTGAGGCATAAGAGGTTTAAGGGATATGTGGCTGGCATTTTACCTAAAATTTGAAGGCCCAATTTGGACTGGGCCTAATAAACATCCTGGGTGGGAACGTAGGTAAGGTATTGTTGTCTGCAAACTTAACTGGAAATTCCAACTATTTTAGCTATGTCAACAGTGGAATAGACATTGTACTTGGATGAAAAAATGACTAGTAGGGATAATGAAAAGTTCAGTTAAGCAGTAGGAGATTTAGATTGTTAGGAATTTGGTTCTATGCCTTTGAACCAGATGGTTTAGAGTTCTGTCAGAATGTGGCTCTAATGAGTTTAGTTCAAATGGTAAGTATATTATTTTATGCTAAATTATCTCAGGAGAAACATCAGGCTTACGTTAACCCAGCTAATGTTGATCACCCTTTTTTCCTCTATGTTGTATATATCCTTGCCAAGTAAAAACTCATCCTATTCTGTTGCTATTTAGGGAAAGTATCCTAGAACTCACTTCTGTACATAGTGTTCCtaaaggttttacatttaggaTAAATTGAAATGTGATTGAAGAGCAGATATACTTACTCTAAAATGCATAATTTTGCATTAAATCTTCTTAGTCTTTATTGtgcttttttgaaaaacacaggtctccatcaccaccaccagtTCCAGTGGTGAAAAACAGAACACAACAGACTCAGACACTAAACAGTAATTATGAAAGAGAGAATCTGATCTTAGAAGGCAGTCAAACAGAAACATCACCTGGGGTTTCTGAACCATCCCATTTTATCCCCTATGTCCGAACCAGTGAGATCTATTACCTTGATCCAGATGCACCACTGTCTAGGCCTTTAACCCAGGATCTTCAGTACCAAAATCCACATGGTAAGTAAATTCAAAATCCAAATTAATATTCTTGCCCTTAGCCAGGAGAGGTGTAATTTCCATTTTGGGGTGCAtaactaaatttttaattgaatatgtaAGTTTATTAATGAATCCTTAGACTACTCTAAGATAGGGCTGTATCATATTAGAGTTATATTTAACATACTACTTTCATCTGGCTTCAGACTGTGACCAAGAACAAGGACAGCTACTTGACTTTGGTGTCAGGGACCCACTTCTTAATCCTAACTTGTTGAAAAACAGGGATCGACAACAAGCAATCCTTAAGGGACTATCAGAACTGAGACAGGTATGATGAGCTTTTTCACCAAGTGTGGATGTAACTGTTTGATGGAGGGCTGTGTGttggatcttaagcaggctccatgcttagcgtgcagcccgatgcagggctcaatcccacaatcctgggatcatgaccggaccCGAGTCGAGagttcaaccgactaagccacccaggagcccctggaaggcTGTATGTTGGAATGGCTGTGTTTTACTTACTTACAGTGCCTAACTGGTTACATGATTTATGTCACTTCTCCCACATAAGAAATTCACCTGTGTATTAACCTTGAATGGAAATAagatttgccattttaaaaatctttccagtATGAAATCATGAGACAGTTCTAATATTAAGACAATTTtattgaatgggaaaaaaaagcatacatttgAAAGGTAAAACATGATCAATAAGGCCctaaaaccaaaagcagaaaatacacaATTATGCTTTAATAAACTCTTAGTAATGcagttcatgtttttttaattgaatgtgtTGGCAGTGTTCAGAACAGAACAGTGATCCAAGTCCCAAAGAATAATATAATCCAGTGTGAAATTATACATATAACCTTACTCATCAGACTACATCTTTTCCTCCCAGACCAATTATtgtcagataaaaataaaatctggtaaCATACACACTATTTTAAGGCTATAACCTTTTTCTATCAGGAAAAATAAACTGCCACTTTAGAAATGCCCTTTTCCATGTCCAGTCATTTGCTAATGCCTCTTGCATTTCAAATTGTTGATTGAACAGTTGCTTACTAgttctcacagagctagaaaatcACCCATACTAACAGAATTATGTAGAAAGTATCCTTCAGTTCTCCAAATGCTAGCTTTGGCTACATGTAGATTGAATTATGTAACAAgcagtaaatattttctattttcctttaaagtgACAAGGCACTTAATAGAGGTAAAAGTTGTGAGGTCAAGAGGCAGGAATATATGATTGTACACAGTGACCCACCTGTATAGTAGCCACATCTTATTTCAGCAGAGCCTTGTCTAAGCCACTAAGGTTAGTGCAGTCAAGATAAACATGGGATGTTCGGGGAGACTCCTTCAGTGTGTCTCATTACCATTTTAAGAGCCATGTCATTGGGGAGACTTTGTTTTACAAGTTAGTCATTCCTCTTGGTTTTTATCCTAAGAAGGTAATCCTGGGTATACAACATCCAAGTGAGTAAGTTTTTTGAGTGGTTCAAAATTCAACATGACAAGCTATGGCTGAGTAATGGAATTTATTATTATAGGTTTTCAAAGTAAATAGAATTCTGGGTTAGCAGGGCTGaaatgtaaaataggaataatttgcAAGTCTGCTGCACACCTCACTAACATATTAATGTGATTTCAGGGCCTTCTCCAGAAGCAAAGGGAGTTGGAAACTAATCTCATGCCTTTAGCTGCAAATCAAGAAGAGAATTTTAATTCTTCGCTTTAAATGTAGAAAATCAAATCCTTCACGTTTGTTGtcttctaaattataaaatgtgttcattgcataactgtattttccaaataacctagattttaaaaatgcttatttaaaactTGTACATTATGTAGTACaacactgtgtatatatatatatattttacaataaaacgGACATTTTTTGTAAAgcttagtaaagaaaaaaaaaatttctgctctATCACAATCTAGGCATTTAAGTCCTGTAAAAACACTTTCCACTTACCTTACGACAGGTTTCTGACCTGTTCACAGACAACGTTCTTCTACACTTATGAAGCTTATTACTAAGATACCACTTAGGTATTTTGCTCTATAAAAAGATCTGAAAGGTTAGAACTCAGATTCTAAGTTCTTCTGAAGGGCGGGCCCAAAGGAAGGTCTGACTTAACACATCCCAACTTTTACTAGAGTAGCTGatttggtatttcttttctctaaatccttttttttcttcttttttcacttgTGGAAACTGCATTTTCAAAAACAGCTTGCATTTGTAATGCAGGCAGTTATTACCAATATAGTTTTAAAACTGATCGCCATATACTTTGtgaatttgaagttattttttagaacagcacTTAAGTGTTTAACACCTCAAAAAATATACTTACATTTTGCTAAGACTACCAATTTAAAAATCCATAGCAAATTTGTTCAATGCCTTTAATAAACAAACCTATCTTTTGAAATAGGAGACTGAATTTGAGTAAGTCAAATTTCACACTAAGTACTGAAAATCGTTAATTATCAAATACCCTCGAATAAAAGGTTGAGCAAAATTTTAGCAACAGGCAATTTTTACATGGCTAagcttaaagataaaaataatgctGCCTGGTATTAAGTCCTAGGTCTTAAATCTTGAGG
It includes:
- the CCDC66 gene encoding coiled-coil domain-containing protein 66 isoform X12 encodes the protein MSEKGDTTKGSVDIKKDAVPLEHSFNAVKQEQQRKWIEDLNKQIEDDRQRKTEEKITSSKGEEHDRWTVHFGSLKNYPASQSQLSSRSTYNQPEYFCVSPDTQELADINSVYTPMSGSQVEPSEEEHTAKPLRDTTMANSQKTNFLRSMTALLDPAQIEERDRRRQKQLEHQKAITAQVEEKRRKKQLEEQQRKKEEQEEECRLAREREEMQKQYEEDILKQKQKEEIMALKTNELFQTMQRAQELAQRLKQEQRIRELAQKGHDTSGLIKNLGGHGLDDVSDKMNICINSTTSPKKDTAVQTDDLNTGMFTNAESCCGSVIEREIINCSSPEIPAEFSEQLHTKKDKQELTNQDKGANLEKENSWYNDQWNEFTRTEKTKPVKKGPKRPDWNINKPLKRYIPASEKYPKQLQKQREEKKVRRQMELLNLVERNSPGHLSQNRGPSPVLPSSQETEPRFRWHLIKKEEDPLKINSFSKERSPSPPPVPVVKNRTQQTQTLNSNYERENLILEGSQTETSPGVSEPSHFIPYVRTSEIYYLDPDAPLSRPLTQDLQYQNPHDCDQEQGQLLDFGVRDPLLNPNLLKNRDRQQAILKGLSELRQGLLQKQRELETNLMPLAANQEENFNSSL
- the CCDC66 gene encoding coiled-coil domain-containing protein 66 isoform X13; translation: MKLDAVPLEHSFNAVKQEQQRKWIEDLNKQIEDDRQRKTEEKITSSKGEEHDRWTVHFGSLKNYPASQSQLSSRSTYNQPEYFCVSPDTQELADINSVYTPMSGSQVEPSEEEHTAKPLRDTTMANSQKTNFLRSMTALLDPAQIEERDRRRQKQLEHQKAITAQVEEKRRKKQLEEQQRKKEEQEEECRLAREREEMQKQYEEDILKQKQKEEIMALKTNELFQTMQRAQELAQRLKQEQRIRELAQKGHDTSGLIKNLGGHGLDDVSDKMNICINSTTSPKKDTAVQTDDLNTGMFTNAESCCGSVIEREIINCSSPEIPAEFSEQLHTKKDKQELTNQDKGANLEKENSWYNDQWNEFTRTEKTKPVKKGPKRPDWNINKPLKRYIPASEKYPKQLQKQREEKKVRRQMELLNLVERNSPGHLSQNRGPSPVLPSSQETEPRFRWHLIKKEEDPLKINSFSKERSPSPPPVPVVKNRTQQTQTLNSNYERENLILEGSQTETSPGVSEPSHFIPYVRTSEIYYLDPDAPLSRPLTQDLQYQNPHDCDQEQGQLLDFGVRDPLLNPNLLKNRDRQQAILKGLSELRQGLLQKQRELETNLMPLAANQEENFNSSL
- the CCDC66 gene encoding coiled-coil domain-containing protein 66 isoform X11; translation: MNLGDGLKLETELLDGKTKLILSPYECKSKYSVKDAVPLEHSFNAVKQEQQRKWIEDLNKQIEDDRQRKTEEKITSSKGEEHDRWTVHFGSLKNYPASQSQLSSRSTYNQPEYFCVSPDTQELADINSVYTPMSGSQVEPSEEEHTAKPLRDTTMANSQKTNFLRSMTALLDPAQIEERDRRRQKQLEHQKAITAQVEEKRRKKQLEEQQRKKEEQEEECRLAREREEMQKQYEEDILKQKQKEEIMALKTNELFQTMQRAQELAQRLKQEQRIRELAQKGHDTSGLIKNLGGHGLDDVSDKMNICINSTTSPKKDTAVQTDDLNTGMFTNAESCCGSVIEREIINCSSPEIPAEFSEQLHTKKDKQELTNQDKGANLEKENSWYNDQWNEFTRTEKTKPVKKGPKRPDWNINKPLKRYIPASEKYPKQLQKQREEKKVRRQMELLNLVERNSPGHLSQNRGPSPVLPSSQETEPRFRWHLIKKEEDPLKINSFSKERSPSPPPVPVVKNRTQQTQTLNSNYERENLILEGSQTETSPGVSEPSHFIPYVRTSEIYYLDPDAPLSRPLTQDLQYQNPHDCDQEQGQLLDFGVRDPLLNPNLLKNRDRQQAILKGLSELRQGLLQKQRELETNLMPLAANQEENFNSSL